The genomic region TTTTATCCATTCAGAAATACATCTAAATGGTGGCAACGGATTTCAAGTTGCAAAACGGCCGCTTCAGGGTCAAGCGGATTATATCTCAAATTTCGGTCTGTATTACGAAGATCTGCAAGGGAAATTTTCTGGGTCATTAATTTACAACAAAGTTGGGCAAAAAATTTCTCGTGTGGGCTTTGCCAATTTGGGTGACATCATCGAATTGCCCCGAGATCAAGTCGATCTCACCTTCTCAGCTAAATTGATTGAGCATGTGACCTTTAAATTTTCAGCTAAAGACCTGCTGAATCAGGATCACAAATTTGTGCAGAGAACTTTGGAAGGCGATAAAATAGCCGAGCTTCGGAAGACGGGAAGGAGCTTTTCCGCAGGATTTACTTATCAATTTTAACAACATTGAATTTGGGTATCTCATCATGCCATTGTTTTGTCATTTTGAGTTCTTCGAAGAACAAATTTTCATCAAATCGGAAGGCCTTCGCTTGGTGAGTTATTCAAATTGAAACATTTTCAACGAAAATTAACTTAACTTTCAGGAGGTTCAATGAAGAGGTTATTACATTTATTGTTTGCATTACTCGTTGTGGTAAGCAGCCTTGGCGCGCAGGAAGTAATTTTGCAAGGTGACATCACAACTGATCGGACGTTAAACGCTGACTCAACCTATCTGTTAAGAGGCTTTGTTAGAGTAAAAGCAGGCGCTACCCTGACAATCCCGGCTGGGACGATCATCTACGGCGAATTCAATACGCAGGGCTCGCTGATTGTTCAACCTGGTGGAAAAATTATGGCCAAAGGGACTGCCTATCGCCCCATTATTTTTACCAGTCAATATGCAAAGCCTGGTTCTGGTCAGCTCCCGCAGCGAGGCGATTGGGGCGGCATCATCATTTTAGGGAAGGCGCCGATCAATGTGCCAGGAGGAACTGCTGCGATTGAAGGACCGGGCGATACTTACGGTGGCAATGATCCAGATGACAACAGTGGTGTGCTGAGCTATGTTCGGATCGATTATGCAGGGATCGCTTTTTCACCGAATAATGAGATTAACAGTTTAACATTAGGTGGTGTGGGACGCGGTACGCAGATAGATCACATTCAGGTCAGTTATGCCAATGACGATTCGTACGAATGGTTTGGCGGGACGGTGAATTGCAAATATTTGATTGCCTACCGTGGCCTGGATGATGATTTTGATACGGATTTTGGCTATCAGGGCAAGTTGCAATTCTTGCTTGGGATACGTGATCCAGAGGTTGCGGATGTGTCTGGTTCGAACGGTTTTGAGTCGGATAACGATGGTTCTGGATCGACCAATACGCCGCGAACTTCGCCGACGTGGTGGAATGTGACGTTGATTGGTCCGAAGGCGACGGCCAGCACCGTGGTGAATTCCAATTACAAACGTGGGATGCATTTGCGGCGATCGTCGCAGAATAAGATTCATAATGCACTGGTAATGGGTTGGCCGACGGGAATATTGATTGATGGTGCGACGACGGTTGCCGATGCTCAAGCTGGGGCAACGTATGTGAAGAATAGCATTCTTTCGGGTATGGGGACGAATTTTCAGTCGACCGATGCGACATTTCAGGGGACAATGGAGAGTTGGTTTACCAGCAATGGTGGCAGGGTGTTTGCCAACAACAGCGATGTTCAGTTGGTAGATCCTTTCAATCTGAATAATCCCAATGTCATGCCAACTTCTGGGTCGCCAGTGTTCACAGGTGGGGCCACGCCTCCCAATGATGGTTTCTTTGATACTTCTGCCACTTACATCGGCGCCTTTGGAAATGTTGATTGGACTGCTGGTTGGACCAGCTTTAATTTCCGAGTTCCTACATCTGTACGGTCGAAATTGGCTGAAAATATTCCTAATGAATTCTCGTTGATGCAAAATTATCCGAATCCGTTTAATCCGACCACTACGATCCAATTCAGTTTGCCCAAAGAGGCTGTGGTGAAACTATCGGTTTATAACATCATGGGTCAGCAAGTGGCCACTTTAGTCAATGGCAAGCGATCTGCTGGTGTGCATTATGTTCAATGGGATGCTCCTGGTCTTCCGAGCGGAATGTATTTCTATCGCCTGGAGGCTGGGCCTACAGTACTGACAAAGAAGATGATGCTGATCAGGTAATAATAATTCACAAAAAGATTTGACCTCTCTATTCTCTTATTCCCTCAGAGAGCCAGAGATATGGAGTTTTTGTCTCTGGCTCTTTTCTTAAAGATAGAGATTACAAGCAAAAAATCATCAAGATTTCATCAAATTGTAATACTTTTGTAACGTGAATGTAACATAATGTGGTTAATCTGATCGTCAATTTTTTATCACACTCACTAACAATAACTCAATAGCCATATCAACCATGAAGGAGGTGGTGCAGGTTCAAAAAAGTGATTTTTTCTTGAGGGAATAAATTCATCTGTTATTAGAGGGAGAAATCAAAATTTACTTTGAGGGAATATGAGAATAAGAGGATTATTACTGTTCTGTCTAGCATTTCTGCCTTTTGTTTTAAAGGCTCAAATCGAGTCCAAAATCGATGGGCTGGTCTATTCTGATTATTATTATCAATTCAAAAACAGCATTAATGCTGAAAAGGACCGCAATGCTTTTCAATTTCGGCGTATTTATTTCACGTTTGAGAATAACATTACGCAGAACATCAAAGTGCGCTTTCGGTTGGAATCGGAGCATGCTAGTTATGGCTCAGCAACAAAAATTAACCCTTTCGTGAAGCATGCATATTTGGAATGGACGAATCTGATACCACAGCATCGAATTTATTTCGGCTTAGCAGAGACCAATGCTTTCAAAAATTCGGAAGAATATTGGGGCTATCGCTCGATTGAGAAAACCATTATGGACTTGCAAAAAATCAGCTCGTCGGCTGATATGGGCATTTCGCTAAAAGGCGATCTCTTAGGAGGAAAGGTCCACCACTGGCTAACCGTTTTCAATGGTACAGGGTGTGGATCTTCGGAAATTGATCGCTTCAAAAAAATCGGCTATGCTTTCTGGCTCACCCCAATAAAAGGCTTGATTTTGGAAGGTTATTATGATTTTGAAAGCCAGGATCCGACGGGCAAGCAAACGGCTGCCAATTTGAGCTCGGCGAAAGACTATGCCGCTGGCAAAGGTTACAATACCGTGAAAGGTTTTGTCGGGTACGATCATCCAAGATTCACCCTCGGCGCCGAAGCCTTTTTCCGAACCAATGAGAAATCAGGTATTGAAAATGTCGCCACGGCTTATGATGACGTGAAGAAAGAATACAAGATCACGGCGTCAACACCTGTGGATGTGAAGCGCTTTGGTTATTCGGTTTTTGGCTCAGTGATTACGCCCATTCCGAAGCTGAAAGCCTTCGCTCGCTACGACTTCTTTGACAACAATAACGAAGATAACGTCAGCACCAAATTCGACAAAGCCACTGGCAAATTGACCAGCGGTACTGATGATGAGTTCACCATGATCTTTGCAGGTTTGGATTATATTCCTTCTGCTAATCTTCATATCATGCCCAATGTCATTATCAAAAGCTACGCCAAAGATGGGCTGGACAATGACATCACGGGCCGATTGACATTGTATTATAAATTTGATTCAGGGAAGATTATCGTTGAATAACTCAGACTAAAGAGTACTGCAAAATAGAAAATTAGTCATTCCGAGCGAAGCGAAGGAATCTTATAATTATTCAAAGATTGCTTCTCCGCCTTCGGCGGATCGCAATGACTAACGCTAACGACTTAATCAAAAATTAAATTGAAGGAGTATCAATCATGAAAAAGAATTTCACACTGTTAACCATAATTATTGGGCTTTTGTTCGGAGGAAATGTTCTGGCTCAGAATTTCATCCAGATCAAAGGCTCGGACACGATCGTCAATCTCTCCCAGAAATTGGCTGAGGCTTATATGGAGAAAAATCCGAATGTTTCTATCGCTGTGACAGGTGGCGGCTCGGGTGTTGGCATTGCCGCTTTGATCGCCAATCGAGTGCAAATTGCCAATTCTTCTCGGGAGATGAAAGAGAAAGAATATGCCCAGGCCAAAGAAAATGGGGTAATTCCGACCGAGATCGCCATTGCCATCGACGGTCTGTCAGTTACAGTTAATGCCAGCAATCCCATTAAATCGTTGACCAAAGATCAAGTCGGCGCTATTTTCCGTGGTGAGATCACCAATTGGAGCGAAGTGGGTGGACCCAATCTGGCTATTTCTCTATATGGTCGTCAGCCCAATTCGGGAACGTATGTGTTCTTCCAGGAATTTGTGCTGGGCAACAAGGACTATTCGCCCAAGATGAAGCAGATGAACGGCAATGCCCAGATCATCGAAGGGATCAAGACGGATAAGGGCGCAATCGGCTATGTTGGGATCGGCTATCTGCATGACGAGCATGGCAAGATGATCGAGGGCATTAAGGTGCTGGAAATCGCCCCAGATGCCAAATCAAAGCCTGTCTCTCCATTGATCGTCGAAAATGTGAAGTCTGGCCTTTATCCCATTGCCCGCCCGCTGTATCAATACACCAATGGCAAGCCCAAAGGTGC from candidate division KSB1 bacterium harbors:
- a CDS encoding T9SS type A sorting domain-containing protein, producing the protein MKRLLHLLFALLVVVSSLGAQEVILQGDITTDRTLNADSTYLLRGFVRVKAGATLTIPAGTIIYGEFNTQGSLIVQPGGKIMAKGTAYRPIIFTSQYAKPGSGQLPQRGDWGGIIILGKAPINVPGGTAAIEGPGDTYGGNDPDDNSGVLSYVRIDYAGIAFSPNNEINSLTLGGVGRGTQIDHIQVSYANDDSYEWFGGTVNCKYLIAYRGLDDDFDTDFGYQGKLQFLLGIRDPEVADVSGSNGFESDNDGSGSTNTPRTSPTWWNVTLIGPKATASTVVNSNYKRGMHLRRSSQNKIHNALVMGWPTGILIDGATTVADAQAGATYVKNSILSGMGTNFQSTDATFQGTMESWFTSNGGRVFANNSDVQLVDPFNLNNPNVMPTSGSPVFTGGATPPNDGFFDTSATYIGAFGNVDWTAGWTSFNFRVPTSVRSKLAENIPNEFSLMQNYPNPFNPTTTIQFSLPKEAVVKLSVYNIMGQQVATLVNGKRSAGVHYVQWDAPGLPSGMYFYRLEAGPTVLTKKMMLIR
- a CDS encoding phosphate ABC transporter substrate-binding protein; amino-acid sequence: MKKNFTLLTIIIGLLFGGNVLAQNFIQIKGSDTIVNLSQKLAEAYMEKNPNVSIAVTGGGSGVGIAALIANRVQIANSSREMKEKEYAQAKENGVIPTEIAIAIDGLSVTVNASNPIKSLTKDQVGAIFRGEITNWSEVGGPNLAISLYGRQPNSGTYVFFQEFVLGNKDYSPKMKQMNGNAQIIEGIKTDKGAIGYVGIGYLHDEHGKMIEGIKVLEIAPDAKSKPVSPLIVENVKSGLYPIARPLYQYTNGKPKGAVKDLIAFELGPEGQKIVEEMGFYPVSGKYIEQNKKAGF